Proteins encoded by one window of Camelus bactrianus isolate YW-2024 breed Bactrian camel chromosome 9, ASM4877302v1, whole genome shotgun sequence:
- the CHMP2A gene encoding charged multivesicular body protein 2a isoform X3, translating into MAVKRKLMRMRMGVGLSWACAHARSCPLPAFQAGRVTSGPVIRKRRRRPRRPSRGAVVGGRSRDPRGAERDPETEASPCPSSAHQWAPVAMDLLFGRRKTPEELLRQNQRALNRAMRELDRERQKLETQEKKIIADIKKMAKQGQMDAVRIMAKDLVRTRRYVRKFVLMRANIQAVSLKIQTLKSNNSMAQAMKGVTKAMGTMNRQLKLPQIQKIMMEFERQAEIMDMKEEMMNDAIDDAMGDEDDEEESDAVVAQVLDELGLSLTDELSNLPSTGGSLSVAANGKKAEAAASALVDADADLEERLKNLRRD; encoded by the exons ATGGCAGTGAAACGGAAGCTGATGCGCATGCGCATGGGTGTCGGCCTGTCCTGGGCGTGTGCGCACGCGCGCTCTTGTCCCCTCCCAGCATTCCAGGCGGGGCGTGTGACGTCAGGTCCTGTAATCCGGAAACGGCGGCGACGGCCGAGGCGACCGAGCCGAGGGGCTGTCGTTGGTGGGCGCTCCAGAGATCCGAGAGGAGCGGAGCGTGACCCGGAAACGGAAGCGAGTCCCTGTCCCAGCTCCG CACACCAGTGGGCTCCCGTGGCCATGGACCTGTTGTTTGGGCGCCGGAAGACACCAGAAGAGCTGCTGCGGCAGAACCAGCGTGCCCTGAACCGCGCCATGCGAGAGCTGGATCGTGAGCGGCAGAAGCTAGAGACCCAGGAGAAGAAAATCATCGCAGACATCAAGAAAATGGCCAAGCAGGGCCAGATG GATGCCGTGCGCATCATGGCAAAAGACCTGGTACGCACGCGGCGGTACGTGCGTAAGTTTGTGTTGATGCGAGCCAACATCCAAGCTGTGTCCCTCAAGATCCAGACACTCAAGTCTAACAACTCAATGGCGCAAGCCATGAAGGGCGTCACCAAGGCCATGGGCACCATGAACAGACAG CTGAAACTGCCCCAGATCCAGAAGATCATGATGGAGTTTGAGCGCCAGGCGGAGATCATGGACATGAAGGAGGAGATGATGAACGACGCCATCGACGATGCCATGGGTGATGAGGACGATGAAGAGGAGAG TGATGCCGTTGTAGCCCAGGTGCTGGATGAGCTAGGCTTGAGCCTGACAGATGAGCTATCAA ACCTCCCATCCACTGGAGGCTCGCTCAGCGTGGCCGCCAATGGGAAGAAAGCAGAGGCTGCAGCCTCTGCCCTAGTTGATGCAGATGCAGACCTCGAGGAGCGGCTCAAGAACCTTCGGAGGGACTGA
- the CHMP2A gene encoding charged multivesicular body protein 2a isoform X1, translating into MAVKRKLMRMRMGVGLSWACAHARSCPLPAFQAGRVTSGPVIRKRRRRPRRPSRGAVVGGRSRDPRGAERDPETEASPCPSSAHQWAPVAMDLLFGRRKTPEELLRQNQRALNRAMRELDRERQKLETQEKKIIADIKKMAKQGQMDAVRIMAKDLVRTRRYVRKFVLMRANIQAVSLKIQTLKSNNSMAQAMKGVTKAMGTMNRQLKLPQIQKIMMEFERQAEIMDMKEEMMNDAIDDAMGDEDDEEESDAVVAQVLDELGLSLTDELSKALFLTPTLCRPPIHWRLAQRGRQWEESRGCSLCPS; encoded by the exons ATGGCAGTGAAACGGAAGCTGATGCGCATGCGCATGGGTGTCGGCCTGTCCTGGGCGTGTGCGCACGCGCGCTCTTGTCCCCTCCCAGCATTCCAGGCGGGGCGTGTGACGTCAGGTCCTGTAATCCGGAAACGGCGGCGACGGCCGAGGCGACCGAGCCGAGGGGCTGTCGTTGGTGGGCGCTCCAGAGATCCGAGAGGAGCGGAGCGTGACCCGGAAACGGAAGCGAGTCCCTGTCCCAGCTCCG CACACCAGTGGGCTCCCGTGGCCATGGACCTGTTGTTTGGGCGCCGGAAGACACCAGAAGAGCTGCTGCGGCAGAACCAGCGTGCCCTGAACCGCGCCATGCGAGAGCTGGATCGTGAGCGGCAGAAGCTAGAGACCCAGGAGAAGAAAATCATCGCAGACATCAAGAAAATGGCCAAGCAGGGCCAGATG GATGCCGTGCGCATCATGGCAAAAGACCTGGTACGCACGCGGCGGTACGTGCGTAAGTTTGTGTTGATGCGAGCCAACATCCAAGCTGTGTCCCTCAAGATCCAGACACTCAAGTCTAACAACTCAATGGCGCAAGCCATGAAGGGCGTCACCAAGGCCATGGGCACCATGAACAGACAG CTGAAACTGCCCCAGATCCAGAAGATCATGATGGAGTTTGAGCGCCAGGCGGAGATCATGGACATGAAGGAGGAGATGATGAACGACGCCATCGACGATGCCATGGGTGATGAGGACGATGAAGAGGAGAG TGATGCCGTTGTAGCCCAGGTGCTGGATGAGCTAGGCTTGAGCCTGACAGATGAGCTATCAA AGGCTCTCTTCCTAACTCCCACTCTCTGCAGACCTCCCATCCACTGGAGGCTCGCTCAGCGTGGCCGCCAATGGGAAGAAAGCAGAGGCTGCAGCCTCTGCCCTAGTTGA
- the UBE2M gene encoding NEDD8-conjugating enzyme Ubc12 has protein sequence MIKLFSLKQQKKEEESAGGTKGSSKKASAAQLRIQKDINELNLPKTCDISFSDPDDLLNFKLVICPDEGFYKSGKFVFSFKVGQGYPHDPPKVKCETMVYHPNIDLEGNVCLNILREDWKPVLTINSIIYGLQYLFLEPNPEDPLNKEAAEVLQNNRRLFEQNVQRSMRGGYIGSTYFERCLK, from the exons atGATCAAGCTGTTCTCGCTGAAGCagcagaagaaggaggaggagtcgGCGGGCGGCACCAAGGGCAGCAGCAAGAAGGCGTCGGCGGCACAGCTGCGGATTCAGAAGG ACATAAACGAGCTGAATCTGCCCAAGACTTGTGACATCAGCTTCTCAGATCCAGACGACCTCCTCAACTTCAAGCTGGTTATCTGTCCTGATGAG GGTTTCTATAAGAGTGGGAAGTTTGTGTTCAGTTTTAAG GTGGGCCAGGGTTACCCGCATGACCCCCCCAAGGTGAAGTGTGAGACGATGGTTTATCACCCCAACATTGACCTCGAGGGCAACGTCTGCCTCAACATCCTCAG AGAGGATTGGAAGCCAGTCCTTACGATAAACTCCATAATTTATGGCCTGCAGTATCTCTTCTTG GAGCCCAACCCTGAAGACCCACTGAACAAGGAGGCCGCCGAGGTCCTGCAGAACAACCGGAGGCTGTTTGAGCAGAATGTGCAGCGCTCCATGCGGGGTGGCTATATCGGCTCCACCTACTTCGAGCGCTGCCTGAAATAG
- the CHMP2A gene encoding charged multivesicular body protein 2a isoform X2, which yields MDLLFGRRKTPEELLRQNQRALNRAMRELDRERQKLETQEKKIIADIKKMAKQGQMDAVRIMAKDLVRTRRYVRKFVLMRANIQAVSLKIQTLKSNNSMAQAMKGVTKAMGTMNRQLKLPQIQKIMMEFERQAEIMDMKEEMMNDAIDDAMGDEDDEEESDAVVAQVLDELGLSLTDELSNLPSTGGSLSVAANGKKAEAAASALVDADADLEERLKNLRRD from the exons ATGGACCTGTTGTTTGGGCGCCGGAAGACACCAGAAGAGCTGCTGCGGCAGAACCAGCGTGCCCTGAACCGCGCCATGCGAGAGCTGGATCGTGAGCGGCAGAAGCTAGAGACCCAGGAGAAGAAAATCATCGCAGACATCAAGAAAATGGCCAAGCAGGGCCAGATG GATGCCGTGCGCATCATGGCAAAAGACCTGGTACGCACGCGGCGGTACGTGCGTAAGTTTGTGTTGATGCGAGCCAACATCCAAGCTGTGTCCCTCAAGATCCAGACACTCAAGTCTAACAACTCAATGGCGCAAGCCATGAAGGGCGTCACCAAGGCCATGGGCACCATGAACAGACAG CTGAAACTGCCCCAGATCCAGAAGATCATGATGGAGTTTGAGCGCCAGGCGGAGATCATGGACATGAAGGAGGAGATGATGAACGACGCCATCGACGATGCCATGGGTGATGAGGACGATGAAGAGGAGAG TGATGCCGTTGTAGCCCAGGTGCTGGATGAGCTAGGCTTGAGCCTGACAGATGAGCTATCAA ACCTCCCATCCACTGGAGGCTCGCTCAGCGTGGCCGCCAATGGGAAGAAAGCAGAGGCTGCAGCCTCTGCCCTAGTTGATGCAGATGCAGACCTCGAGGAGCGGCTCAAGAACCTTCGGAGGGACTGA
- the TRIM28 gene encoding transcription intermediary factor 1-beta isoform X1, with translation MAASAAAASAAAAAASGSPGPGEGSAGAEKRAPASSAAASASASAAAAAAAAASASASSPAGGGGEALELLEHCGVCRERLRPEREPRLLPCLHSACSACLGPAAPAATNSSGDGGAAGDGAVVDCPVCKQQCFSKDIVENYFMRDSGSKAATDSQDANQCCTSCEDNAPATSYCVECSEPLCETCVEAHQRVKYTKDHTVRSTGPAKSRDGERTVYCNVHKHEPLVLFCESCDTLTCRDCQLNAHKDHQYQFLEDAVRNQRKLLASLVKRLGDKHATLQKNTKEVRSSIRQVSDVQKRVQVDVKMAILQIMKELNKRGRVLVNDAQKVTEGQQERLERQHWTMTKIQKHQEHILRFASWALESDNNTALLLSKKLIYFQLHRALKMIVDPVEPHGEMKFQWDLNAWTKSAEAFGKIVAERPGTNSTGPAPMAPPRAPGPLSKQGSGGSQPMEVQEGYGFGSDDPYSSAEPHVSGVKRSRSGDGEVSGLMRKVPRVSLERLDLDLTADSQPPVFKVFPGSTTEDYNLIVIERGAAAAAAGQPGTAPPGAPGAPPLPGMAIVKEEETEAAIGTPPGATEGPETKPVLMALAEGPGAEGPRLASPSGSTSSGLEVVAPEGTSAPAGGPGALDDSATICRVCQKPGDLVMCNQCEFCFHLDCHLPALQDVPGEEWSCSLCHVLPDLKEEDGSLSLDGGDSAGVVAKLSPANQQKCERVLLALFCHEPCRPLHQLATDSTFSLDQPGGTLDLTLIRARLQEKLSPPYSSPQEFAQDVGRMFKQFNKLTEDKADVQSIIGLQRFFETRMNEAFGDTKFSAVLVEPPPLSLPGAGLSAQDLSSGPGDGP, from the exons ATGGCGGCCTCAGCGGCGGCTgcctcggcggcggcggcggccgcctcTGGCAGCCCGGGCCCGGGCGAGGGCTCGGCTGGCGCCGAGAAGCGAGCCCCCGCTTCCTCGGCCGCGGCTTCAGCTTCGGCctcggcggcagcggcggcggcggcagcggcttcGGCGTCTGCATCGTCGCCCGCGGGGGGCGGCGGCGAGGCCCTGGAGCTGCTGGAGCACTGCGGCGTGTGCCGGGAGCGCCTGCGGCCCGAAAGGGAGCCGCGCCTGCTACCCTGCCTGCACTCGGCCTGCAGCGCCTGCCTCGGGCCCGCGGCGCCCGCCGCCACCAACAGCTCGGGGGACGGAGGTGCGGCGGGCGACGGCGCTG TGGTGGACTGTCCAGTGTGTAAGCAGCaatgtttctccaaagacattGTGGAGAATTACTTTATGCGCGACAGTGGCAGCAAGGCTGCCACCGATTCCCAGGATGCGAATCAG TGCTGCACTAGCTGTGAGGATAATGCCCCGGCCACCAGTTACTGTGTGGAGTGCTCTGAGCCGCTTTGTGAGACATGTGTGGAGGCACACCAGCGGGTGAAGTACACGAAGGACCACACAGTGCGCTCCACTG GACCAGCCAAGTCGAGGGACGGTGAGCGCACAGTGTACTGCAACGTGCACAAGCACGAGCCCCTCGTTCTGTTCTGCGAGAGCTGCGACACCCTCACCTGCCGGGACTGCCAGCTCAACGCCCACAAGGACCACCA GTACCAATTCCTGGAGGATGCAGTGAGGAACCAGCGCAAGCTCCTGGCTTCTCTGGTGAAGCGCCTCGGGGATAAGCACGCGACGTTGCAGAAGAACACCAAGGAGGTTCGCAGCTC GATCCGCCAAGTGTCAGACGTTCAGAAGCGTGTGCAGGTGGATGTTAAGATGGCCATCCTGCAGATCATGAAAGAACTGAACAAGCGGGGCCGTGTGCTGGTCAATGATGCCCAG AAGGTGACGGAGGGCCAGCAAGAGCGCTTGGAGCGACAGCACTGGACCATGACCAAGATTCAGAAGCACCAGGAACACATCCTGCGCTTTGCCTCATGGGCCCTGGAGAGTGACAACAACACAGCGCTACTCCTCTCCAAGAAGCTG ATCTACTTCCAGCTGCACCGAGCCCTCAAGATGATTGTGGACCCTGTGGAGCCACATGGTGAGATGAAGTTTCAGTGGGACCTCAATGCCTGGACCAAGAGTGCAGAGGCCTTTG GCAAGATTGTTGCAGAGCGTCCTGGCACCAACTCCACAGGCCCTGCACCTATGGCCCCTCCTCGGGCTCCAGGACCCTTGAGCAAACAGGGCTCTGGTGGCAGCCAG CCCATGGAGGTACAGGAAGGCTACGGCTTCGGGTCAG ATGACCCTTATTCAAGTGCAGAGCCCCATGTGTCAGGGGTGAAGCG GTCTCGCTCAGGTGATGGTGAGGTGAGTGGCCTCATGCGCAAGGTGCCACGGGTGAGCCTCGAACGCCTGGACCTGGATCTCACGGCTGACAGCCAGCCACCAGTCTTCAAGGTCTTCCCAGGCAGCACCACTGAGGATTACAACCTCATTGTCATTGAGCGAggtgctgcagctgctgctgctggacaGCCTGGGACTGCGCCCCCTGGGGCCCCTGgtgccccacccctgccaggcATGGCCATCGTCAAG gaggaagaaacagaggctgCCATTGGAACCCCACCTGGTGCCACTGAGGGCCCCGAGACCAAGCCTGTGCTGATGGCCCTGGCAGAGGGCCCTGGCGCTGAGGGCCCCCGCCTGGCCTCACCCAGTGGCAGTACTAGCTCAGGCCTGGAGGTGGTGGCTCCAGAGGGCACCTCTGCTCCAGCTGGTGGCCCGGGTGCCCTGGATGACAGTGCCACCATCTGCCGTGTCTGCCAGAAGCCAGGTGACCTGGTCATGTGCAACCAGTGCGAATTCTGCTTCCACCTGGACTGCCACCTGCCTGCCCTGCAGGATGTGCCAGG ggAGGAGTGGAGCTGCTCTCTCTGCCACGTGTTACCTGACCTGAAGGAGGAAGATGGCAGCCTGAGCCTGGATGGTGGCGACAGCGCTGGTGTGGTGGCCAAGCTCTCGCCTGCCAACCAACAG AAGTGTGAGCGTGTCCTGCTGGCCCTCTTCTGCCATGAGCCCTGCCGGCCCCTGCACCAGCTGGCCACTGACTCAACCTTCTCCCTG GATCAGCCCGGGGGCACCCTGGACCTGACCCTGATCCGAGCCCGCCTCCAGGAGAAGCTGTCCCCCCCCTACAGCTCCCCCCAGGAGTTTGCCCAGGACGTGGGCCGCATGTTCAAGCAGTTCAACAAGCTGACAGAG GACAAGGCGGACGTGCAGTCCATCATTGGCCTGCAGCGCTTCTTTGAGACTCGCATGAATGAGGCCTTCGGTGACACCAAGTTCTCCGCTGTGCTGGTGGAGCCTCCGCCGCTGAGCCTGCCTGGTGCTGGCCTGAGTGCCCAGGACCTGTCCAGTGGCCCTGGTGATGGCCCCTGA
- the TRIM28 gene encoding transcription intermediary factor 1-beta isoform X2 codes for MAASAAAASAAAAAASGSPGPGEGSAGAEKRAPASSAAASASASAAAAAAAAASASASSPAGGGGEALELLEHCGVCRERLRPEREPRLLPCLHSACSACLGPAAPAATNSSGDGGAAGDGAVVDCPVCKQQCFSKDIVENYFMRDSGSKAATDSQDANQCCTSCEDNAPATSYCVECSEPLCETCVEAHQRVKYTKDHTVRSTGPAKSRDGERTVYCNVHKHEPLVLFCESCDTLTCRDCQLNAHKDHQYQFLEDAVRNQRKLLASLVKRLGDKHATLQKNTKEVRSSIRQVSDVQKRVQVDVKMAILQIMKELNKRGRVLVNDAQKVTEGQQERLERQHWTMTKIQKHQEHILRFASWALESDNNTALLLSKKLIYFQLHRALKMIVDPVEPHGEMKFQWDLNAWTKSAEAFGKIVAERPGTNSTGPAPMAPPRAPGPLSKQGSGGSQPMEVQEGYGFGSDDPYSSAEPHVSGVKRSRSGDGEVSGLMRKVPRVSLERLDLDLTADSQPPVFKVFPGSTTEDYNLIVIERGAAAAAAGQPGTAPPGAPGAPPLPGMAIVKEEETEAAIGTPPGATEGPETKPVLMALAEGPGAEGPRLASPSGSTSSGLEVVAPEGTSAPAGGPGALDDSATICRVCQKPGDLVMCNQCEFCFHLDCHLPALQDVPGEEWSCSLCHVLPDLKEEDGSLSLDGGDSAGVVAKLSPANQQDQPGGTLDLTLIRARLQEKLSPPYSSPQEFAQDVGRMFKQFNKLTEDKADVQSIIGLQRFFETRMNEAFGDTKFSAVLVEPPPLSLPGAGLSAQDLSSGPGDGP; via the exons ATGGCGGCCTCAGCGGCGGCTgcctcggcggcggcggcggccgcctcTGGCAGCCCGGGCCCGGGCGAGGGCTCGGCTGGCGCCGAGAAGCGAGCCCCCGCTTCCTCGGCCGCGGCTTCAGCTTCGGCctcggcggcagcggcggcggcggcagcggcttcGGCGTCTGCATCGTCGCCCGCGGGGGGCGGCGGCGAGGCCCTGGAGCTGCTGGAGCACTGCGGCGTGTGCCGGGAGCGCCTGCGGCCCGAAAGGGAGCCGCGCCTGCTACCCTGCCTGCACTCGGCCTGCAGCGCCTGCCTCGGGCCCGCGGCGCCCGCCGCCACCAACAGCTCGGGGGACGGAGGTGCGGCGGGCGACGGCGCTG TGGTGGACTGTCCAGTGTGTAAGCAGCaatgtttctccaaagacattGTGGAGAATTACTTTATGCGCGACAGTGGCAGCAAGGCTGCCACCGATTCCCAGGATGCGAATCAG TGCTGCACTAGCTGTGAGGATAATGCCCCGGCCACCAGTTACTGTGTGGAGTGCTCTGAGCCGCTTTGTGAGACATGTGTGGAGGCACACCAGCGGGTGAAGTACACGAAGGACCACACAGTGCGCTCCACTG GACCAGCCAAGTCGAGGGACGGTGAGCGCACAGTGTACTGCAACGTGCACAAGCACGAGCCCCTCGTTCTGTTCTGCGAGAGCTGCGACACCCTCACCTGCCGGGACTGCCAGCTCAACGCCCACAAGGACCACCA GTACCAATTCCTGGAGGATGCAGTGAGGAACCAGCGCAAGCTCCTGGCTTCTCTGGTGAAGCGCCTCGGGGATAAGCACGCGACGTTGCAGAAGAACACCAAGGAGGTTCGCAGCTC GATCCGCCAAGTGTCAGACGTTCAGAAGCGTGTGCAGGTGGATGTTAAGATGGCCATCCTGCAGATCATGAAAGAACTGAACAAGCGGGGCCGTGTGCTGGTCAATGATGCCCAG AAGGTGACGGAGGGCCAGCAAGAGCGCTTGGAGCGACAGCACTGGACCATGACCAAGATTCAGAAGCACCAGGAACACATCCTGCGCTTTGCCTCATGGGCCCTGGAGAGTGACAACAACACAGCGCTACTCCTCTCCAAGAAGCTG ATCTACTTCCAGCTGCACCGAGCCCTCAAGATGATTGTGGACCCTGTGGAGCCACATGGTGAGATGAAGTTTCAGTGGGACCTCAATGCCTGGACCAAGAGTGCAGAGGCCTTTG GCAAGATTGTTGCAGAGCGTCCTGGCACCAACTCCACAGGCCCTGCACCTATGGCCCCTCCTCGGGCTCCAGGACCCTTGAGCAAACAGGGCTCTGGTGGCAGCCAG CCCATGGAGGTACAGGAAGGCTACGGCTTCGGGTCAG ATGACCCTTATTCAAGTGCAGAGCCCCATGTGTCAGGGGTGAAGCG GTCTCGCTCAGGTGATGGTGAGGTGAGTGGCCTCATGCGCAAGGTGCCACGGGTGAGCCTCGAACGCCTGGACCTGGATCTCACGGCTGACAGCCAGCCACCAGTCTTCAAGGTCTTCCCAGGCAGCACCACTGAGGATTACAACCTCATTGTCATTGAGCGAggtgctgcagctgctgctgctggacaGCCTGGGACTGCGCCCCCTGGGGCCCCTGgtgccccacccctgccaggcATGGCCATCGTCAAG gaggaagaaacagaggctgCCATTGGAACCCCACCTGGTGCCACTGAGGGCCCCGAGACCAAGCCTGTGCTGATGGCCCTGGCAGAGGGCCCTGGCGCTGAGGGCCCCCGCCTGGCCTCACCCAGTGGCAGTACTAGCTCAGGCCTGGAGGTGGTGGCTCCAGAGGGCACCTCTGCTCCAGCTGGTGGCCCGGGTGCCCTGGATGACAGTGCCACCATCTGCCGTGTCTGCCAGAAGCCAGGTGACCTGGTCATGTGCAACCAGTGCGAATTCTGCTTCCACCTGGACTGCCACCTGCCTGCCCTGCAGGATGTGCCAGG ggAGGAGTGGAGCTGCTCTCTCTGCCACGTGTTACCTGACCTGAAGGAGGAAGATGGCAGCCTGAGCCTGGATGGTGGCGACAGCGCTGGTGTGGTGGCCAAGCTCTCGCCTGCCAACCAACAG GATCAGCCCGGGGGCACCCTGGACCTGACCCTGATCCGAGCCCGCCTCCAGGAGAAGCTGTCCCCCCCCTACAGCTCCCCCCAGGAGTTTGCCCAGGACGTGGGCCGCATGTTCAAGCAGTTCAACAAGCTGACAGAG GACAAGGCGGACGTGCAGTCCATCATTGGCCTGCAGCGCTTCTTTGAGACTCGCATGAATGAGGCCTTCGGTGACACCAAGTTCTCCGCTGTGCTGGTGGAGCCTCCGCCGCTGAGCCTGCCTGGTGCTGGCCTGAGTGCCCAGGACCTGTCCAGTGGCCCTGGTGATGGCCCCTGA